A genome region from Bacillaceae bacterium IKA-2 includes the following:
- a CDS encoding RDD family protein yields MEKTVDVQLKERFLAPDLRAGGWIRILAMIYDITVLGMFLIMFGGATTLWMLTKTETSFIGDPMRARQDIMANEPHLLIINYIILISVFLFCQIIYPAIKKQTFGMMITDLTLVDEDRKELTFWQYVKRECWKILLFPTFVLSFIKERRPLYDKMSKSYLMKY; encoded by the coding sequence ATGGAAAAAACAGTCGACGTTCAATTAAAAGAGCGATTTTTAGCTCCAGATTTACGTGCGGGTGGATGGATTCGAATATTGGCGATGATTTATGATATTACGGTTCTAGGAATGTTTTTAATTATGTTTGGAGGAGCAACAACTTTATGGATGTTGACTAAAACAGAAACTAGTTTCATTGGCGATCCGATGCGGGCAAGGCAGGATATTATGGCAAATGAGCCTCATTTACTTATTATCAATTATATCATCCTAATAAGTGTATTTCTCTTTTGTCAAATCATTTATCCTGCTATTAAAAAACAAACATTTGGAATGATGATTACTGATTTAACATTGGTGGATGAAGATAGAAAGGAACTGACTTTCTGGCAATATGTTAAAAGAGAGTGTTGGAAAATTTTATTGTTCCCAACATTTGTTCTTTCTTTTATAAAAGAAAGAAGACCGTTATATGACAAAATGAGTAAAAGTTATTTAATGAAATATTA